The proteins below come from a single Oncorhynchus tshawytscha isolate Ot180627B linkage group LG22, Otsh_v2.0, whole genome shotgun sequence genomic window:
- the abt1 gene encoding activator of basal transcription 1, giving the protein MNIEENKVNEDMADDDDEESGEMPKIENDDEELNDEELKVEAGSDPKEKKVSVGKTCLPGIVYLGHIPPRLRPKNMRSMLSLYGEIGRIFLQPEDRSVKRKKKKAGTKACSFTEGWVEFRDKRVAKRVAASLHNTQMGARKRSRFVSDLWNIKYLHRFQWCHLSERLAYEMTVLQQRLRTEISQAKRETNFYLANVEKSQNMDKLRKKRERKGEKIEEKTWNFTQRCTEEEIQMSRLRKQTMSKKNLLKAQDKARDIQQKSQSNISLLAKIFNSSKAKD; this is encoded by the exons ATGAACATCGAGGAGAATAAAGTGAATGAGGATatggctgatgatgatgatgaagaatcTGGAGAAATGCCCAAGATTGAGAATGACGATGAAGAACTAAATGATGAGGAACTTAAAGTAGAGGCTGGAAGTGATCCCAAAGAGAAAAAGGTGTCAGTAGGAAAGACGTGTCTGCCAGGAATAGTGTATTTAGGTCATATACCACCAAGACTGAGACCCAAGAATATGCGCAGCATGCTGAGTCTGTATGGGGAGATTGGAAGGATATTCCTACAGCCTGAAG ACCGGTCTGTGAAGAGGAAGAAAAAGAAAGCTGGCACCAAGGCATGCAGTTTCACTGAGGGCTGGGTGGAGTTCAGGGACAAGAGAGTGGCCAAGAGAGTGGCAGCTAGCCTCCACAACACACAGATGGGCGCCCGGAAAAGGAGCCGCTTTGTCAGTGACCTCTGGAACATCAAG TACCTCCACAGGTTCCAGTGGTGTCACCTGAGTGAGCGACTGGCCTATGAGATGACTGTGCTCCAGCAGCGCCTCAGAACTGAGATCTCTCAGGCCAAACGAGAGACCAACTTCTACCTGGCCAATGTGGAGAAGAGCCAGAACATGGACAaactgaggaagaagagggagaggaagggcgAGAAGATAGAGGAGAAGACTTGGAACTTCACCCAGCGATGTACAGAGGAAGAGATCCAGATGAGTCGCCTGCGTAAACAGACCATGTCCAAGAAGAACCTGCTGAAGGCCCAGGACAAGGCCAGGGACATACAACAGAAGTCCCAGTCCAACATCTCTCTGCTGGCCAAGATCTTCAACAGCAGCAAAGCCAAGGACTGA